The Dehalogenimonas sp. 4OHTPN genome window below encodes:
- a CDS encoding 4Fe-4S binding protein encodes MAVRKIVRIDEEKCNGCGVCVPSCAEGAIRVIDGKAKLVSEVYCDGLGACLGECPLDAISIEEREALDFDEIEAMKHAARIESQRETVHACPSSRMLMFDGPKDLGNIQTQRTHSPSTLCNWPVQLTLVPPHAPFLKGSEILLAADCVPFAYPDFHSDFLEGKSLLIACPKLDDYDSHLNKLAQILKQAKPVGISVLRMEVPCCGGLTHLINQASRMAGVNVPIDEITIGIRGEVLTRV; translated from the coding sequence ATGGCCGTACGTAAAATTGTTCGGATTGACGAAGAAAAATGTAATGGCTGCGGGGTATGCGTGCCATCCTGCGCAGAAGGAGCTATTCGGGTTATCGACGGCAAAGCGAAGCTTGTATCCGAGGTTTATTGCGATGGATTAGGTGCTTGCCTGGGTGAATGCCCTCTCGATGCCATATCCATAGAAGAACGAGAAGCCCTGGACTTCGATGAAATTGAAGCGATGAAGCATGCCGCCAGAATAGAATCACAGAGAGAAACGGTACATGCTTGCCCTTCTTCGCGAATGTTAATGTTTGACGGACCTAAAGATCTAGGAAATATTCAAACTCAAAGAACTCATTCGCCGTCAACCCTATGTAATTGGCCGGTTCAGCTGACATTAGTGCCGCCTCACGCTCCATTTCTGAAAGGAAGCGAAATCCTTTTGGCGGCGGACTGTGTGCCATTCGCGTACCCCGATTTCCACAGTGACTTTCTTGAAGGAAAAAGTCTGCTGATAGCATGCCCTAAACTGGATGATTACGATTCACATCTGAATAAACTGGCACAAATACTGAAGCAGGCGAAACCCGTTGGTATTTCCGTGCTTCGAATGGAAGTCCCTTGCTGCGGCGGATTGACTCATCTGATAAATCAGGCATCCCGGATGGCCGGAGTAAATGTACCGATCGACGAAATCACCATCGGCATTAGAGGGGAAGTGCTTACACGTGTGTAA
- a CDS encoding Crp/Fnr family transcriptional regulator — MNISQAVDALRASFLFGNIGKDVAFKLVKSAEELRIGTGDFIFWEGDPPVRFYILTSGRIKVIKHGSQGRETLVAVFNPGDIFGEVAVFENKPYPASATALEPSTVLAFNRDSFSCFLTEQPATAMAMIGILSSRLREAQNRLHDLSGERVEQRLARTLQRLTAKLGTELPFTRRDLADMSGTTIETAVRVLSRFSEMGIITSSRGKVTIRDQAQLNAISDDL, encoded by the coding sequence TTGAACATATCTCAAGCGGTTGATGCACTTAGAGCCAGTTTTCTCTTCGGTAATATTGGTAAAGATGTTGCCTTTAAGCTGGTCAAGTCAGCCGAAGAGTTACGGATTGGTACGGGGGATTTCATATTCTGGGAGGGTGACCCTCCAGTACGATTCTATATTCTTACATCCGGCCGGATAAAAGTGATAAAACACGGCTCACAGGGGCGAGAGACACTGGTAGCTGTTTTCAACCCAGGGGACATTTTTGGCGAAGTTGCGGTATTTGAAAATAAGCCTTACCCAGCCTCGGCAACAGCTTTAGAACCTTCAACTGTACTCGCCTTTAACCGCGACTCGTTCAGCTGTTTCCTGACCGAGCAGCCGGCAACAGCGATGGCGATGATTGGCATTTTATCTTCAAGATTGCGGGAAGCACAAAACCGGCTCCATGACTTATCCGGGGAGAGAGTAGAACAGCGGCTGGCACGAACTTTACAAAGATTGACAGCCAAACTCGGAACTGAATTACCGTTCACGCGTCGAGATTTAGCGGATATGTCTGGAACTACCATTGAGACGGCGGTACGGGTCCTCAGCCGATTCAGTGAAATGGGGATAATTACTTCCAGCCGCGGGAAAGTTACAATCAGAGATCAAGCTCAGCTAAATGCTATATCAGACGATTTATAG
- a CDS encoding polyprenyl synthetase family protein, with protein MDRGDLVIKSIALNKELEAILAPYSNDTELVSHIRAPLAVEGRVLGTSSDNNHWPLLPLYVAQSINGEWTHTLPFAAAIQFMLTAADVFDDLEDDDHIPTGFTGLSKSIRMNIGSTMILLAYAAFARMNNLVSNQIFHSALEILTRYFIQSSIGQHQDLCGSLSSCFDETAYISHIQKTSASQIQCACHIGAVLSTNDPGVTCPQ; from the coding sequence ATGGACCGGGGCGACTTAGTTATTAAAAGTATAGCCCTCAATAAGGAGCTAGAAGCAATTCTAGCTCCTTATTCTAATGACACCGAATTGGTCTCTCATATTAGAGCCCCGCTGGCCGTTGAAGGGAGAGTTTTAGGAACATCGTCAGACAATAATCACTGGCCATTGCTGCCTTTGTATGTTGCCCAGAGCATTAACGGCGAATGGACACATACTTTACCTTTCGCTGCCGCAATTCAGTTCATGCTGACAGCGGCCGATGTATTCGACGATCTTGAAGATGACGACCATATCCCAACCGGTTTTACTGGCCTTAGCAAATCCATCCGGATGAATATCGGCTCGACTATGATATTACTCGCATACGCTGCTTTCGCTCGAATGAATAATCTTGTTTCTAACCAGATATTTCATTCTGCCCTAGAAATTTTAACCAGATATTTTATTCAATCTTCCATCGGGCAACATCAAGATTTATGCGGTTCGTTGAGTTCTTGTTTTGATGAGACCGCATATATCTCTCATATCCAAAAAACATCAGCGTCTCAAATCCAATGTGCATGCCATATTGGCGCCGTTCTTTCCACAAATGATCCAGGAGTGACCTGCCCCCAATGA
- a CDS encoding YggS family pyridoxal phosphate-dependent enzyme — protein MRYQTDLTSQSIGDNVRRLLAEIPRDVAIVAAVKSRSPVEIAAALDAGISIIGENYIQDTEAARRYLLSRGCWHFIGHLQSNKVKKAVELFDVIETVDSPHLARLIDRRAFEAQKIMPVFIEVNIAREQRKSGVAPENLIALAREIGKMPNLTLKGLMTLGPNLPGEMMRPYFAEARGLFNAIKQEGAGFSDIRYLSMGTTGSYRVAIEEGANLVRLGEAIFGPRL, from the coding sequence ATGCGGTACCAGACTGATTTAACCTCGCAGTCTATAGGCGATAATGTCCGTCGCCTGTTGGCTGAGATCCCCAGAGATGTCGCTATCGTAGCCGCGGTTAAATCTCGCTCGCCGGTGGAAATCGCAGCCGCATTAGACGCCGGGATTTCGATAATTGGCGAAAACTATATTCAGGATACTGAAGCTGCCAGACGCTATTTACTCTCCCGCGGCTGCTGGCACTTTATCGGCCACCTGCAATCCAATAAAGTCAAAAAAGCCGTTGAACTGTTTGATGTCATCGAGACCGTAGACAGCCCCCATCTGGCCCGCTTAATCGACCGACGCGCTTTTGAAGCGCAGAAAATCATGCCCGTATTCATTGAAGTAAACATCGCGCGAGAACAGCGAAAATCTGGTGTTGCTCCTGAAAATCTCATCGCTTTGGCTCGTGAGATCGGGAAAATGCCTAACCTGACCTTAAAAGGACTCATGACTCTCGGCCCGAATCTTCCGGGCGAAATGATGAGGCCATATTTTGCCGAAGCCAGAGGCTTGTTCAATGCTATCAAACAAGAGGGCGCAGGCTTCTCGGATATCCGCTACCTATCAATGGGTACGACCGGGTCTTACCGCGTTGCCATTGAAGAAGGTGCTAATCTGGTAAGGTTGGGGGAAGCTATTTTCGGGCCGCGGCTTTAG
- the def gene encoding peptide deformylase, which translates to MARRTICKYPDPVLRQKAKKIPLVDKSIRILVEDMIETMKENCGCGLAAPQVGVSLRCIVIGMPEEEPYAIINPEFVKRDGEREVEEACLSVPELAGSIKRSESVIVKGLDKNGKPIRVKGRELLSQALEHEIDHLNGVLFIDRVESPEKLRKREKIKEETEATGTSTSVSPDQ; encoded by the coding sequence ATGGCAAGACGAACTATCTGCAAATATCCTGATCCAGTACTCAGACAGAAGGCAAAAAAAATACCTCTGGTAGACAAGAGTATTCGAATTCTTGTCGAAGACATGATCGAGACAATGAAGGAAAATTGTGGCTGCGGCCTGGCAGCCCCACAGGTAGGGGTGTCCCTTCGATGTATCGTCATCGGAATGCCGGAAGAAGAACCGTATGCCATCATTAATCCTGAGTTTGTAAAACGAGACGGTGAGCGTGAAGTGGAAGAGGCTTGTCTTTCCGTTCCCGAACTTGCCGGGAGCATTAAACGTTCCGAGTCGGTGATCGTTAAAGGTTTAGATAAGAATGGTAAACCCATACGCGTTAAAGGAAGGGAACTCCTGAGTCAAGCGCTGGAACATGAAATAGATCATCTAAATGGCGTGCTGTTTATTGATCGGGTCGAGTCTCCTGAAAAACTTCGTAAACGGGAAAAAATTAAAGAAGAAACGGAGGCGACCGGGACAAGCACTTCCGTCTCACCGGATCAATAA
- a CDS encoding 4Fe-4S double cluster binding domain-containing protein, producing the protein MITALAEKVTDELALSGYRAAVASIDRLAYIEQEFRSTANREEWRKSPHLSQHIFDFTLPQEYQAQSIIVVAAPVAPVNIGFVFRGEYFSFDAPPLSEDYEKDATNILSEIQKIISPRGYRLSDSNLPTKILASHCGLISNGVNNIGYIDGMGSYFRLSAYFSDIEPGKEKWLINHPVNPKCAGCSRCIDTCPTKCIERSSFRVNRCLSLLSKEPTDFPVWINNKWHNALIGCRICQKVCPLNQEVSFKTSIGADFDETETTAILSGDPLENLHSETREKLRYFTLEPLYPVLSRNLRLLFKKYGLTVN; encoded by the coding sequence GTGATTACCGCACTAGCGGAAAAGGTGACAGATGAACTGGCGCTGTCCGGCTATCGCGCGGCTGTCGCAAGCATTGACCGGCTGGCGTACATTGAACAAGAATTCCGTTCTACAGCCAACCGTGAAGAATGGCGCAAATCTCCTCATCTTTCACAGCACATATTCGATTTCACTTTGCCCCAAGAATATCAAGCTCAATCGATAATCGTCGTTGCAGCGCCGGTCGCACCGGTGAACATCGGTTTCGTATTTAGAGGGGAGTATTTTTCATTCGATGCTCCTCCCTTGTCGGAAGACTATGAGAAAGATGCCACCAATATTCTTTCTGAGATTCAGAAGATAATCTCACCGCGGGGATATCGCCTGTCTGACTCTAATTTACCCACCAAGATTCTTGCCAGCCACTGCGGATTAATTTCCAACGGCGTCAATAATATTGGCTACATAGACGGGATGGGCAGCTATTTCCGGTTGAGCGCGTATTTTTCGGATATTGAACCCGGGAAAGAAAAATGGCTAATTAACCACCCGGTGAACCCAAAATGCGCCGGGTGCTCAAGGTGCATCGACACCTGCCCAACAAAATGCATTGAACGTTCCTCTTTTCGAGTAAACCGGTGCCTTTCACTTCTTTCAAAGGAACCTACCGATTTTCCGGTTTGGATAAACAATAAATGGCATAATGCACTAATAGGATGCCGGATTTGCCAAAAAGTTTGTCCGCTAAATCAAGAGGTTTCGTTTAAGACAAGCATCGGCGCCGATTTCGATGAAACTGAGACCACGGCAATCCTTTCAGGTGATCCTCTGGAAAATCTACACTCAGAAACCAGAGAAAAACTGCGATACTTCACTCTGGAGCCATTATACCCTGTTTTATCGCGCAATTTACGTTTACTATTCAAAAAATATGGACTGACAGTAAATTGA
- a CDS encoding zinc-ribbon domain-containing protein, with protein sequence MDSGFRLYSSMVLLFGNKNYGDHLGFIVTRCPNCRSDQVFAVHQERRKLTVYFVPTIQYRVKQYMTCTRCVTRYEIAEELKTEIAERLMTKDQLDKVLGELSGGTPLTTPSCLVCSSSLNAGMKYCPQCGTRLI encoded by the coding sequence ATGGACTCCGGCTTTCGGCTATACTCGTCTATGGTCTTGCTTTTCGGTAACAAGAACTATGGCGATCATCTGGGCTTTATAGTAACTCGCTGTCCCAACTGTCGGTCTGACCAGGTTTTCGCGGTGCATCAAGAGCGCAGGAAGCTTACTGTCTATTTTGTTCCTACAATTCAATACCGCGTCAAACAATATATGACCTGCACCCGCTGCGTAACCCGATATGAAATTGCTGAGGAACTAAAAACTGAAATTGCCGAACGTCTGATGACGAAAGATCAACTAGATAAAGTACTCGGCGAACTTTCAGGTGGTACTCCGTTGACTACGCCTTCCTGCTTAGTATGTTCATCATCGTTGAATGCCGGTATGAAGTATTGTCCTCAATGCGGTACCAGACTGATTTAA
- a CDS encoding HAD-IB family phosphatase, translating to MQKTLLQCDFDGTLTEEDVSFLILDRYAEGDWRAILREYQAGAISVGAFNNRAFSMVKQQKKTLETLVCNEAKLRPGLIELVEYCRLNQIEMVIVSNGLDFYIRALLEKSRLNHLRIIAATTAFTPSGLDSHYIGSDGGELMVAFKEHYTEKFIEQGFRVFYAGNGPSDIPASKLAVHTFATDSLLDYYIQHRVCHTPFKDLHDIVDGLKFF from the coding sequence ATGCAGAAAACACTGTTGCAATGTGATTTCGACGGGACGCTGACAGAAGAAGATGTCAGCTTTTTAATTCTGGACCGCTACGCTGAAGGTGATTGGCGGGCGATACTGAGAGAGTACCAAGCGGGCGCTATCAGCGTCGGCGCATTTAATAACCGAGCTTTCTCTATGGTCAAGCAACAGAAAAAGACACTTGAAACGCTCGTCTGCAATGAAGCTAAGCTACGCCCCGGGTTGATCGAACTTGTTGAGTATTGCCGGTTAAACCAGATCGAAATGGTTATCGTTTCGAACGGATTAGACTTCTATATTCGGGCATTGCTTGAGAAAAGCAGATTGAATCACCTTAGAATAATCGCAGCCACTACCGCATTCACGCCATCAGGACTAGATTCACATTATATTGGATCAGATGGTGGTGAATTGATGGTTGCGTTCAAAGAGCACTACACAGAAAAATTCATTGAACAGGGATTTAGAGTGTTTTACGCCGGGAATGGTCCCTCCGATATACCAGCCTCAAAGCTTGCCGTACACACTTTTGCGACAGACTCGCTACTGGATTATTATATTCAACATAGAGTTTGCCACACACCTTTTAAGGACCTGCACGATATTGTAGACGGCCTCAAATTCTTCTAA
- a CDS encoding DNA-directed RNA polymerase subunit beta, which translates to MVSLLPATGMPSVAAPRKSYSKIPDVVEVPNLIDIQLASFRWFMEDALKDLIEEISPIKDFNGNRMELEFIGYEFREPRLSEEDCRERDQSYSVPLYVKARLIIKATGEIKEPFELFFGDLPLMTRNGTFITSGTERVIVSQLLRSPGVYFTVQEDTATGRPLCHTSLIPSRGAWLEFETSNRDVISVKIDGRRKIPVTSFLRAVGYGSDQELIDLFCDVDTVSEHSYIRASIEKDQLIRDTNSALIDIYGRLRPGDPANVENAGRLVNDMFFSPEHYDLGMVGRYKVNRRLGLKDIVAEENRALTKQDIIAIIKQIIRINNGIDHKDDIDHLGNRRIRTVGELIQNQFRVGLLRLERVAKERMSIVALDQVTPSGLVNIRPVVAAVREFFGGSQLSSFMDQTNPLSELTNKRRLSAMGPGGLSRERAGFDVRDVHFSHYGRICPIETPEGPNIGLIGSLATYARVNRYGFIETPYRKVFKELHNHDSRLVGLAVRETITDESGETILSAGSVVDSKTFKVLAKLPERLIPVEPFVSDEIPYLSADEEDKYVIAQATARLDERGRFLDERIESRFGEQYLYEPPMKIDYMDVSPKQIFSVAASLIPFLEHDDANRALMGANMQRQAVPLLRPEAPLVATGMEMEAVRYSGHVIFARNSGTVKSVTSEKIVVKTDGKGEDTYKLIKFMRTNQGTCINQRPVVSAGDVVIAGQVLADSSATENGELALGQNVICAFMSWHGYNYEDAIIISDRLVKADRFTSIHISKHEVEARDTKLGLEEITRDIPNVGEESLRELDEEGIIRVGAEVGPDDILVGKITPKGETELSAEEKLLRAIFGEKAREVKDTSLRMPHGEWGKVIAVKVFSRDNGDDLPARVNKWVQVWVAQKRKISVGDKLAGRHGNKGVISIVAPSEDMPFLPDGTPVDVVLNPIGVPSRMNLGQILELHLGWAGHLLGFKVRTPVFDGATDVAIEDDLARAYVAQSAGLIKLDYEAKDAKTVATKTIEWLNSKGWDGSRTFDDNYPGFGRETCLRLWLEEHGVSDARKIPANELDELVFKLAKEQNISSPIAGKMILRDGKTGDFFDQPITVGNMYILKLIHLVEDKVHARATGPYSLISQQPLGGKAQFGGQRFGEMEVWTLEAYGAAYNLQEMLTIKSDDVTGRAKAYESIVKGEDVSQPGVPESFKVLVKELQSLGLAVEVINEEEKVLPAERLKETPLPEEESELSALASELTSQLLESNEDEEEDTDNQDE; encoded by the coding sequence ATGGTCTCATTACTGCCAGCTACCGGCATGCCGTCGGTAGCCGCTCCCCGCAAGTCATATTCAAAGATTCCGGATGTAGTTGAAGTCCCTAATCTCATCGACATCCAGTTAGCCTCGTTCCGCTGGTTCATGGAAGATGCCTTAAAGGATTTGATTGAAGAGATCTCGCCAATCAAAGATTTTAACGGCAATCGTATGGAACTTGAATTCATAGGTTATGAATTCAGGGAGCCCCGCCTTTCCGAAGAGGATTGCCGTGAACGCGATCAGAGCTATTCCGTTCCGCTTTACGTAAAAGCCCGACTTATCATCAAGGCCACCGGAGAAATCAAAGAACCTTTTGAACTTTTCTTCGGAGATTTGCCGCTGATGACCCGCAACGGCACATTCATCACTTCCGGGACCGAAAGGGTTATCGTGAGCCAGCTTCTTCGTTCCCCGGGCGTATATTTTACCGTTCAGGAAGATACAGCGACAGGCCGACCTTTATGCCATACCTCTCTTATTCCTAGCCGAGGAGCCTGGTTAGAATTTGAAACCTCCAACCGTGATGTCATTTCAGTCAAGATCGATGGCAGACGAAAAATCCCTGTGACTAGTTTCTTGCGGGCAGTTGGATACGGATCCGATCAAGAACTGATCGATTTATTTTGCGATGTGGATACCGTTTCAGAACATTCGTACATCAGGGCATCGATCGAAAAGGATCAATTAATCCGGGACACCAACTCAGCCTTAATTGATATTTACGGCCGGCTGCGGCCTGGAGACCCCGCAAACGTGGAAAACGCGGGCAGGTTAGTCAACGACATGTTCTTCAGTCCAGAACACTACGACTTAGGCATGGTTGGCCGCTACAAAGTTAATCGCCGTCTCGGACTGAAAGATATTGTCGCCGAGGAAAACAGGGCTTTAACCAAACAAGATATCATTGCGATCATTAAACAAATCATCCGCATAAATAATGGCATTGACCATAAAGATGATATTGACCACCTGGGCAACCGTCGAATCCGCACAGTAGGTGAGCTCATTCAGAACCAATTCCGTGTTGGCTTACTTCGATTGGAGCGGGTGGCGAAAGAGAGAATGAGCATCGTTGCGCTGGATCAGGTTACTCCCTCGGGCCTGGTCAACATCCGGCCGGTTGTAGCCGCTGTCCGAGAGTTTTTCGGCGGATCGCAACTCTCTTCGTTTATGGATCAGACAAACCCGCTTTCAGAATTGACGAATAAGCGGCGCCTTTCTGCGATGGGTCCTGGCGGTCTATCCAGAGAACGGGCCGGTTTCGATGTTCGCGACGTCCATTTCTCCCACTACGGGCGCATTTGTCCGATCGAAACCCCGGAAGGTCCAAATATCGGTCTCATAGGTTCACTTGCCACTTACGCCCGGGTCAATCGGTATGGTTTTATTGAAACTCCGTATCGCAAAGTATTTAAAGAACTACATAACCACGATTCCAGACTTGTGGGTCTTGCTGTCCGGGAGACAATCACCGATGAATCAGGGGAGACTATTCTTTCCGCGGGCAGCGTTGTTGACAGCAAGACATTTAAAGTCCTGGCCAAGCTACCCGAGCGCTTGATACCGGTGGAGCCGTTCGTTTCTGATGAGATCCCTTATCTCTCGGCCGACGAAGAGGATAAATACGTTATCGCACAGGCTACAGCCCGACTGGATGAACGGGGACGCTTTTTAGATGAACGTATCGAATCCAGATTCGGCGAGCAATACCTCTACGAACCACCAATGAAAATCGATTATATGGATGTCTCGCCCAAACAGATATTCTCTGTGGCGGCTTCTCTTATACCGTTCCTCGAACATGATGATGCCAACCGTGCATTAATGGGCGCCAACATGCAACGGCAGGCGGTTCCTTTGCTTCGACCCGAGGCACCCCTGGTCGCGACAGGTATGGAGATGGAGGCAGTCAGGTATTCCGGTCATGTCATTTTTGCCAGAAATTCCGGAACTGTTAAATCGGTAACCTCTGAAAAAATCGTTGTAAAGACCGATGGAAAAGGCGAAGACACCTACAAGCTAATAAAATTTATGCGTACCAACCAAGGTACCTGCATTAACCAGCGCCCTGTGGTGTCTGCCGGGGATGTTGTGATCGCCGGTCAGGTGCTGGCTGATTCTTCTGCTACTGAGAACGGTGAACTGGCCCTTGGGCAGAATGTTATCTGTGCCTTTATGAGCTGGCACGGTTATAACTATGAAGATGCCATTATCATTTCCGATCGTCTGGTCAAAGCCGATAGGTTCACTTCAATTCATATCTCAAAGCATGAAGTTGAAGCCAGGGACACCAAACTTGGCCTGGAGGAGATAACACGAGACATACCTAACGTTGGTGAAGAATCGCTGCGCGAGCTCGACGAAGAAGGCATTATCCGCGTCGGCGCTGAAGTTGGACCTGATGACATTCTAGTCGGGAAAATTACCCCCAAAGGTGAAACCGAATTATCAGCCGAAGAAAAGCTGCTGAGAGCGATATTCGGCGAAAAAGCCCGCGAAGTTAAAGATACTTCACTCAGAATGCCGCATGGCGAGTGGGGAAAAGTCATTGCCGTTAAAGTCTTTTCACGCGACAACGGCGACGATTTGCCGGCAAGAGTAAACAAATGGGTACAAGTGTGGGTAGCCCAGAAGAGAAAAATATCAGTCGGCGATAAGCTGGCGGGACGTCACGGCAACAAAGGTGTGATTTCTATCGTCGCTCCATCCGAAGATATGCCGTTTTTACCCGACGGCACGCCGGTTGATGTCGTATTAAATCCCATCGGCGTCCCCTCCCGCATGAACCTGGGCCAGATTCTGGAACTACACCTGGGTTGGGCCGGACATCTGCTCGGGTTTAAGGTGCGTACCCCGGTATTCGATGGCGCGACCGATGTAGCTATCGAAGATGATTTAGCCAGAGCATATGTTGCTCAAAGCGCCGGCTTGATAAAACTGGACTATGAGGCGAAAGATGCCAAGACGGTCGCTACGAAAACAATCGAATGGCTGAATTCCAAGGGATGGGATGGGTCGCGTACTTTTGACGATAACTATCCGGGTTTCGGTCGTGAAACTTGTCTCCGGCTTTGGCTTGAGGAGCATGGTGTTTCAGACGCAAGGAAAATCCCTGCCAACGAACTGGATGAACTCGTTTTTAAACTGGCAAAAGAACAGAATATTTCTTCCCCGATTGCGGGCAAGATGATTCTCCGAGATGGAAAAACCGGCGATTTCTTCGATCAGCCGATTACCGTTGGCAACATGTACATCTTAAAGCTGATCCACCTTGTGGAAGATAAGGTGCATGCCCGCGCTACTGGCCCTTATTCTTTGATCAGCCAGCAGCCTTTAGGAGGTAAAGCCCAATTCGGCGGACAGCGTTTCGGCGAGATGGAGGTTTGGACCCTGGAGGCTTACGGGGCAGCCTATAACTTACAGGAAATGTTAACCATAAAATCCGATGACGTAACCGGACGTGCTAAAGCTTATGAGTCTATCGTAAAAGGCGAGGATGTATCTCAACCAGGCGTACCGGAGTCATTCAAGGTGCTGGTAAAAGAGCTCCAATCCTTAGGTTTGGCGGTTGAAGTCATCAACGAAGAAGAAAAAGTATTACCCGCGGAACGGCTAAAAGAAACGCCGCTGCCGGAAGAGGAGTCGGAACTATCGGCATTAGCTAGCGAACTGACCTCACAACTTCTGGAAAGTAACGAAGACGAAGAAGAGGATACCGATAACCAAGATGAATGA